Proteins encoded together in one Mercenaria mercenaria strain notata chromosome 18, MADL_Memer_1, whole genome shotgun sequence window:
- the LOC123536047 gene encoding uncharacterized protein LOC123536047, with amino-acid sequence MPKLGKDDYNIVRAYRPITLESVIGKIFERVIANRLRWKCEAEEIFAGSQEAYRKNRSCINAVGRMVQNLQLEKADNKVSVVAVLDYESCFERVWRSGLLFKAREKGIKGRLWLYLYNYLCNRKFYITVNGEKSRDCVSKVGIPQGSVLSPFLCNIYTSDAMTNVTSKHTEFADDSSMWESGLDIKEVIQKLNKDIDTLVNIWCTRWNMGIAAEKTEVMIIKPNERYDIGDERVMLKNETIKVVRQKKVLGIIIDDELSFYVHVDNRTRSGFKALRSISHFGNDKRGCDQEIFMRLYKTLVLPVMDYGMPVVASATDYAEKEFGKVQRKALLTATGCMSSTATDQLEVMTGTLPISLHLKCKNAEELIRFYSKVEENPIKQDLQAWMTDRAKTNNCMYKLLISHFNEVKGKTELEHVETDFKYSKEGGLELCRKVSYIKNEEEHLNNKDQQVENIIEIISKLTDREISMFTDGSTLGNPGPTGAGACIYLKDKLAKEAASEMIGKQENENTRKVDKKELAKDLRSNVKQKWQRRYENTEEYETQRKKLETEVEEASNRHSEPVADINLKVLTGNVEGRREFGAEIQKLLMSSQNLFDSSDSDVETQPPSDSVVIISNEDGNHSEGGELTFASVRARYDYEDINVESNIQTPGSSAADTSDTVSRKPESSGSLDFGSFDNCKPPAKAY; translated from the exons ATGCCAAAGCTTGGTAAAGATGATTATAACATAGTGCGGGCATACAGACCAATAACTTTAGAAAGTGTGATAGGCAAGATTTTTGAAAGAGTGATAGCAAATAGGCTGAGATGGAAATGTGAAGCAGAAGAAATTTTTGCAGGAAGTCAGGAAGCATATAGGAAAAACAGGTCATGCATAAACGCAGTTGGCAGAATGGTTCAGAACCTGCAGTTAGAAAAAGCAGACAATAAGGTATCAGTAGTGGCTGTCCTAGACTATGAATCATGCTTTGAAAGAGTATGGAGGTCAGGTCTTCTATTTAAAGCTAGAGAAAAAGGAATTAAAGGTAGGCTATGGTTATACTTATACAACTACCTGTGTAACAGAAAATTCTACATTACTgtaaatggtgaaaagtcaagAGATTGTGTATCAAAAGTGGGAATTCCTCAAGGATCAGTTTTATCACCATTTCTCTGCAACATATATACAAGTGATGCCATGACAAATGTGACAAGTAAGCACACCGAATTTGCCGATGACAGTTCAATGTGGGAATCGGGGCTGGACATCAAAGAGGTGATACAAAAATTGAATAAAGACATAGACACATTAGTTAATATATGGTGCACAAGGTGGAATATGGGAATAGCAGCGGAAAAAACTGAGGTAATGATCATTAAACCAAACGAAAGATATGACATAGGGGATGAAAGAGTCATGTTGAAAAATGAAACTATCAAAGTTGTTAGACAGAAAAAAGTATTAGGTATAATTATTGATGATGAACTAAGCTTCTATGTACATGTTGATAACAGAACAAGATCTGGTTTCAAAGCTCTCAGGTCAATAAGTCACTTTGGTAATGATAAGAGAGGATGCGATCAGGAAATCTTCATGAGACTGTACAAAACATTAGTTCTTCCAGTGATGGATTATGGTATGCCAGTGGTAGCATCTGCAACAGATTATGCTGAAAAGGAATTTGGAAAAGTACAGAGAAAGGCACTACTGACAGCAACAGGGTGTATGTCTTCTACAGCAACAGATCAGCTAGAAGTGATGACAGGTACTCTGCCCATATCCCTACACTTAAAGTGCAAAAATGCAGAAGAGCTGATTAGATTCTACAGCAAAGTGGAAGAAAACCCAATCAAACAAGACCTGCAGGCATGGATGACAGACAGAGCTAAGACTAACAATTGCATGTATAAACTCCTAATAAGTCATTTCAATGAGGTTAAGGGTAAAACAGAGTTAGAACATGTAGAAACAGACTTCAAGTATAGCAAGGAAGGAGGGCTAGAATTATGTAGAAAGGTCAGTTACATCAAAAATGAAGAAGAACATCTGAATAACAAAGACCAGCAAGTAGAGAACATAATTGAAATAATCAGTAAATTAACAGACAGAGAAATCAGCATGTTCACAGACGGGTCTACGTTGGGAAATCCAGGACCAACAGGAGCAGGAGCATGCATCTATTTGAAAG ACAAGCTAGCAAAGGAGGCAGCAAGTGAAATGATAGGAAAGCAAGAGAATGAAAACACTAGGAAAGTAGATAAGAAAGAATTAGCAAAAGACTTAAGGTCAAATGTGAAGCAAAAATGGCAGAGAAGATATGAAAACACAGAAG AATATGAAACACAGAGAAAGAAACTAGAAACAGAAGTTGAAGAGGCTTCAAACAGACACAGTGAACCGGTGGCAGACATAAACCTGAAAGTTCTGACAGGCAATGTAGAGGGGAGGAGGGAGTTTGGGGCAGAAATTCAGAAGct ATTAATGTCATCACAAAATCTGTTTGATTCTAGCGATTCAGATGTTGAAACGCAGCCCCCTTCAGACTCAGTTGTAATAATTTCAAACGAAGACGGTAATCATAGTGAAGGCGGGGAATTAACATTTGCATCAGTAAGAGCTAGGTATGATTATGAGGACATAAATGTAGAG TCAAATATACAAACGCCTGGTTCTTCTGCTGCGGATACCAGTGATACTGTTTCACGCAAGCCTGAAAGTTCTGGGAGTTTGGACTTTGGCAGTTTTGATAATTGTAAGCCACCAGCTAAAGCTTATTAA